Proteins encoded within one genomic window of Cucumis sativus cultivar 9930 chromosome 3, Cucumber_9930_V3, whole genome shotgun sequence:
- the LOC101215176 gene encoding pentatricopeptide repeat-containing protein At1g31920: protein MMGTSVLNYNHHLLPSKDLPQSSSELNLKQKEQEYLCLVKKCKSLEEFKQVHVQILKFGLFLDSFCSSSVLATCALSDWNSMDYACSIFQQLDEPTTFDFNTMIRGYVNNMNFENAIYLYNDMLQREVEPDNFTYPVVLKACARLAVIQEGMQIHGHVFKLGLEDDVYVQNSLINMYGKCRDIEMSCAIFRRMEQKSVASWSAIIAAHASLAMWWECLALFEDMSREGCWRAEESILVNVLSACTHLGAFHLGRCAHGSLLKNITELNVAVMTSLMDMYVKCGSLQKGLCLFQNMTRKNQLSYSVIISGLGLHGYGRQALQIFSEMVEEGLEPDDVTYVSVLSACSHSGLVDEGLDLFDKMKFEYRIEPTMQHYGCMVDLKGRAGLLEEAFQLVQSMPIKANDVLWRSLLSACKVHDNLKLGEIAAENLFRLSSHNPSDYLVLSNMYARAQQWENAAKIRTKMINRGLIQTPGYSLVEVKSKVYKFVSQDKSYCKSGNIYKMIHQMEWQLRFEGYMPDTSQVMLDVDEEEKGERLKGHSQKLAIAFALIHTSQGSAIRIIRNLRMCNDCHSYTKLVSMIYEREITVRDRNRFHHFKDGNCSCRDYW from the coding sequence ATGATGGGGACATCAGTCCTTAACTATAATCATCATTTATTGCCCTCAAAAGATCTACCACAGAGTTCATCAGAGTTGAATTTGAAGCAGAAGGAGCAAGAGTATTTGTGTCTTGTGAAGAAATGCAAGAGCTTAGAAGAATTCAAACAAGTTCATGTTCAAATTCTGAAGTTTGGTCTTTTCTTGGATTCTTTTTGCTCAAGCAGTGTTTTGGCTACTTGTGCTCTCTCAGATTGGAACAGCATGGATTATGCCTGCTCCATTTTCCAGCAATTGGATGAACCTACCACATTTGATTTCAACACAATGATTAGAGGGTATGTTAATAACATGAACTTTGAGAATGCTATTTACCTGTATAATGATATGCTTCAAAGAGAAGTTGAACCCGACAACTTCACGTACCCAGTAGTTCTCAAGGCTTGTGCACGGTTAGCAGTGATCCAGGAAGGAATGCAGATTCATGGCCACGTATTCAAGCTAGGTCTGGAAGATGATGTATATGTACAAAATAGCTTAATCAACATGTATGGGAAGTGTCGAGATATCGAAATGTCTTGTGCTATTTTTCGACGTATGGAGCAAAAGAGTGTGGCTTCTTGGAGTGCTATAATTGCAGCTCATGCTAGTCTTGCAATGTGGTGGGAATGTTTGGCGTTGTTTGAGGATATGAGTAGAGAAGGATGTTGGAGAGCTGAGGAAAGCATATTAGTCAATGTGCTATCTGCTTGTACCCATTTGGGTGCTTTTCATTTAGGAAGATGTGCTCATGGTTCTCTATTGAAGAATATTACTGAACTAAATGTTGCCGTTATGACTTCCTTAATGGATATGTATGTGAAATGTGGGTCTCTACAAAAAGGATTATGTCTCTTCCAAAACATGACCAGAAAGAATCAACTATCCTATAGTGTTATAATCTCAGGACTTGGCTTACATGGATATGGTAGACAAGCTCTACAAATCTTCTCAGAAATGGTTGAAGAAGGCTTAGAGCCCGATGATGTTACCTATGTTAGTGTTCTTAGTGCTTGTAGTCACTCTGGCCTTGTCGACGAGGGTCTTGATCTTTTCGATAAGATGAAGTTTGAGTATCGGATTGAACCAACAATGCAGCATTATGGTTGCATGGTAGACCTAAAGGGACGAGCAGGTTTGCTTGAAGAAGCATTTCAGCTTGTCCAAAGTATGCCTATAAAAGCAAACGATGTTCTTTGGCGGAGCCTTCTAAGTGCTTGTAAGGTTCACGACAACTTAAAACTTGGCGAGATAGCTGCGGAGAATCTATTCCGATTGTCTTCACACAATCCTAGCGATTACCTAGTTTTGTCTAATATGTATGCAAGAGCTCAACAATGGGAGAATGCAGCTAAGATCAGGACAAAAATGATCAACCGCGGTTTGATCCAAACACCAGGGTATAGCTTGGTGGAGGTCAAAAGCAAGGTATACAAATTCGTTTCACAGGATAAATCATACTGCAAATCGGGCAACATCTATAAGATGATTCATCAGATGGAATGGCAACTGAGATTTGAAGGCTATATGCCAGATACATCACAAGTTATGCTTGATgtagatgaagaagaaaagggggAGAGATTGAAAGGTCATAGCCAGAAGTTGGCTATAGCTTTTGCTCTCATTCATACATCACAAGGATCTGCAATAAGGATAATTAGAAACCTGAGAATGTGTAATGACTGTCATTCATATACTAAATTGGTTTCAATGATCTATGAAAGAGAAATTACTGTAAGAGACCGGAATCGGTTCCACCATTTTAAAGATGGAAATTGCTCTTGTAGGGATTATTGGTGA
- the LOC101214936 gene encoding phosphomevalonate kinase, peroxisomal yields MAVVASAPGKVLMTGGYLVLEKPNAGLVLSTNARFYAIVKPIYEEIKPDSWAWSWTDIKLTSPQLLRESIYKLSLKNQSLESVSPSQSRNPFVERAVEYCVAAASAKFVDKDNKNALHKLLLQGLDITILGCNEFYSYRSQIEARGLPLTSESLASLPPFSSITFNDEESLGKNCKPEVAKTGLGSSAAMTAAVVAALLNYLGVVNLSLLTGDQEQRGSAGLDLVHIIAQSAHCIAQGKVGSGFDVSSAVYGSQRYVRFSPEVLSSAQAAKNGIPIEEVIVDILNQKWDHERTKFSLPPLMTLVLGEPGVGGSSTPSMVGAVKKWQKSDPQKSLDTWRKLSEGNSELETQLNTLHKLAAEHWDAYKYIINSCCKLTSEKWIHQATEPSQQAIIKALLGARNAMLQIRHHMRSMGEAAGVPIEPDSQTKLLDATMNMEGVLLAGVPGAGGFDAVFAVTLGDSTSNVTKSWSSLDILALLVREDPRGVALESCDPRTNAITAAVSSVHI; encoded by the exons ATGGCCGT GGTTGCTTCAGCTCCAGGGAAAGTTTTAATGACCGGAGGTTACCTTGTCTTGGAGAAACCGAATGCAGGACTCGTACTTAGTACTAATGCTCGTTTTTATGCAATTGTAAAACCCATTTACGAGGAAATTAAGCCAGATAGCTGGGCATGG TCATGGACAGATATTAAGTTGACATCTCCCCAGCTCCTGAGAGAGAGCATCTACAAATTGTCATTGAAAAACCAATCTCTTGAGAGTGTCTCTCCAAG TCAATCAAGAAACCCTTTTGTAGAAAGAGCAGTGGAATATTGTGTAGCAGCTGCAAGTGCAAAATTTGTTGACAAGGACAATAAGAATGCATTACACAAACTGCTCTTGCAAG GTCTTGATATCACTATTTTAGGTTGCAATGAGTTCTACTCTTATCGGAGTCAG ATTGAGGCCCGTGGACTCCCTCTAACATCAGAATCATTGGCTTCCTTGCCTCCTTTTTCATCAATTACATTCAACGATGAGGAATCGTTAGGGAAAAATTGCAAGCCTGAAGTTGCAAAAACTGGATTGGGTTCATCTGCTGCAATGACAGCTGCTGTAGTTGCTGCTTTACTTAACTACCTAGGGGTTGTAAATCTTTCATTATTGACAGGTGACCAAGAACAGAGAGGCAGTGCGGGTCTTGATTTGGTGCATATAATAGCTCAAAGTGCCCACTGCATTGCACAAGGAAAAGTTGGCAGTGGCTTTGATGTCAGTTCTGCAGTTTATGGCAGTCAACGCTATGTTCGGTTTTCACCAGAAGTGCTTTCTTCTGCTCAG GCTGCCAAGAATGGAATACCCATAGAAGAGGTCATTGTCGATATCTTAAATCAGAAGTGGGACCATGAGAGGACTAAGTTCTCTTTGCCTCCATTAATGACTCTT GTACTTGGGGAGCCAGGAGTGGGAGGGTCATCCACGCCTTCAATGGTAGGTGCTGtcaaaaaatggcaaaaatcTGACCCTCAAAAGTCTCTAGACACATGGAGGAAGTTGTCAGAAGGGAACTCAGAACTTGAAACTCAACTCAATACTTTGCACAAACTTGCAGCTGAACACTGGGATgcttataaatatatcataaacAGTTGTTGCAAGCTCACCTCGGAGAAG TGGATTCATCAAGCCACAGAACCTAGCCAGCAAGCCATCATCAAAGCATTATTAGGAGCGAGAAATGCTATGCTTCAGATCAGGCATCATATGCGCTCAATGGGTGAAGCCGCTGGTGTTCCG ATTGAGCCAGATTCACAAACCAAGCTTTTAGATGCTACCATGAATATGGAAGGAGTCCTGTTAGCTGGTGTTCCAGGAGCAGGTGGATTTGATGCTGTTTTTGCCGTGACCTTGGGAGACTCAACCAGCAATGTGACTAAATCATGGAGTTCACTGGATATTTTGGCTCTCCTTGTTAGAGAAGATCCCCGTGGTGTTGCTTTGGAAAGTTGTGATCCACGAACCAATGCAATTACAGCAGCTGTTTCATCAGTTCATATTTAG
- the LOC105435037 gene encoding uncharacterized protein DDB_G0271670 produces the protein MDSGSGSLQSSSGGDEEYDSHHHQQPQLVFPPSPLFFNLPSSSSSSSCSSSSLLASSSSSSIPHHQQSLPSFHNYQNNHHLLPSFYDFPASSNYNFNPDSSSNSFVNLDVLRSGEPTHFKTPPDGSTQNQIPTIRSTPSTSSGALHPKVNTKKRTRASRRAPTTVLTTDTTNFRAMVQEFTGIPSPPFTSGGSSYSRRFDLFGLVRTTSNNSTATRLEDSGLGVGSYPSRSKDDNVGVGGVFSFQSVSSGHDFNSNISKQVRENLEMDHNVVHGSNRLVQNDETWRSNRGGSTTAPTATATAAPAPTAATVTASSNNNNNNNNAANLDSVYNIMA, from the exons ATGGATTCCGGTAGCGGAAGTTTGCAATCTTCTAGTGGTGGTGATGAAGAATATGattctcatcatcatcaacaacCTCAACTAGTTTTTCCTCCATCCCCACTTTTCTTCaatcttccttcttcttcttcttcttcttcttgttcttcttcatctcttcttgcttcttcttcttcttcttcaattcctCATCATCAACAATCACTTCCTAGTTTTCATAATTACCAAAATAATCATCACCTCCTCCCTTCTTTCTATGATTTTCCAGCTTCCTCTAATTACAATTTCAACCCTGattcttcttccaattccTTTGTTAATCTCGACGTCTTAAGATCTGGAGAACCCACCCATTTCAAAACTCCCCCCGACGGATCTACCCAAAACCAAATCCCAACGATTCGTTCAACCCCATCAACGTCTTCCGGCGCTTTACATCCTAAAGTCAATACTAAGAAACGAACTAGAGCTTCACGTCGAGCCCCCACCACCGTTCTCACAACAGACACTACGAATTTCAGAGCAATGGTACAAGAGTTCACTGGAATCCCTTCCCCGCCTTTTACTTCCGGTGGGTCATCCTATTCCCGGCGATTTGATCTGTTTGGGTTGGTTCGAACAACAAGTAATAACTCCACAGCTACGCGTTTAGAAGATTCTGGATTGGGAGTGGGTTCTTACCCTTCTCGATCAAAGGACGACAATGTTGGTGTTGGTGgggttttttcatttcaatcgGTATCTTCAGGGCATGattttaattctaatatttCCAAGCAAGTTAGAGAGAATTTAGAGATGGACCACAATGTTGTTCATGGCAGTAATAGGCTGGTTCAAAATGATGAAACCTGGAGAAGCAACCGCGGCGGTAGTACCACTGCACCAACAGCAACAGCAACAGCAGCACCAGCACCAACAGCAGCGACAGTGACAGCAAGTtccaacaataacaataataataataatgcagCAAATt TGGATTCAGTTTACAATATAATGGCGTAA
- the LOC105435038 gene encoding zinc finger BED domain-containing protein RICESLEEPER 2-like → MEREEATTEETKETTRIKATINVDEEEVDETPTKRRRNMPVSIVWQHFERLKGDPNEPYARCKYCGATYACHSKRNGTGTMKNHLESCKKYPFERKRDSFQKTSPFKPKEETAKTDPLQLVCEPKEETDGDGSSQVLCESINSESCRETLAEMIIMEALPFKFVESKGFKRFVSKLTGSQEPKFVVPSRFTIARDILKIYVNEKQKLKDIFVKMKCKVCLTTDCWTSEQNINYMVLTAHFVDCDWKLHKKILSFSQIESHNGHTIGKAIEKNLKDWGIKRIVTLTADNASSNDASIAFLIKRFNKGLICNGEYMHVKSYSQILNLIVCDVFKDHNESIGRIRNAVRYVRSSPARLMKFKKCAENEKISSNSVVCLDFPNRWDSTYVMLEVALKFAKAFDRLENDEDAYRNDMPPTNEDWAIARLLIRFLKVFYNVTLKVSGSLYTTSNVVFHEICRIQNCLQLNGDSGNKMLSTMAKNMKAKFDKYWEDDEKKNNILLCIAVVLDPRYKLKCLKYCWNNLFGPDIAMTKTRIVENALRRLFHEYNIGPSSSNCNSSSASCSTSVSASASACDFANEIHSYDCMALDTIMDVDVKDEVETDVDLDYGITNSFKDVETTTLDKESEIDVYLLESLAPADSYFDILHWWKQNEHRFEVLSRISRDILAIPVSTVSSESTFNIGGCVVNSNRCSVAPKMMEALICTHNWLNTNPINLEIHNQDLEEDLRFEEGFRAVMDGEKDVEDMEDFV, encoded by the exons ATGGAAAGGGAAGAGGCTACAACGGAGGAGACAAAGGAGACTACAAGAATTAAAGCTACCATCAATGTTGATGAAGAGGAAGTTGATGAGACTCCAACAAAAAGGCGAAGGAATATGCCGGTATCCATAGTTTGGCAACATTTCGAGAGGTTAAAAGGTGATCCTAACGAACCTTACGCTCGATGTAAATATTGTGGAGCTACTTATGCTTGTCACTCGAAGCGTAATGGTACTGGAACAATGAAAAATCACTTAGAAAGTTGTAAGAAATACCcttttgaaaggaaaagagacTCTTTCCAAAAGACTTCACCTTTTAAACCTAAGGAAGAAACTGCTAAGACTGATCCTTTACAACTTGTTTGTGAACCTAAAGAAGAAACTGATGGAGATGGTTCTTCACAAGTTTTATGCGAATCAATTAACTCTGAGAGTTGTCGTGAAACTTTGGCTGAAATGATAATCATGGAGGCATTGCCTTTTAAGTTCGTAGAGAGTAAAGGTTTTAAGAGATTTGTTAGTAAATTAACAGGTTCACAAGAGCCCAAGTTTGTCGTTCCATCTCGATTTACCATAGCTAGGGATATTCTGAAGATTTATgttaatgaaaaacaaaaattgaaagatatttttgtgaaaatgaaatgtaaagTTTGTCTCACTACTGATTGTTGGACTTCagaacaaaacataaattatatggTATTAACTGCACACTTTGTTGATTGTGATTGGAAGTTACATAAAAAGATACTTAGTTTCAGTCAAATTGAAAGTCATAATGGGCATACCATTGGTAAGGCTAttgaaaagaatttgaagGATTGGGGTATTAAAAGAATTGTGACTTTGACAGCTGATAATGCTAGTTCAAATGATGCTTCTATTGCCTTTCTTATTAAAAGATTCAATAAGGGGTTGATATGTAATGGTGAATACATGCATGTTAAGAGTTATTCACAAATATTGAATCTTATTGTATGTGATGTTTTTAAGGATCATAACGAGAGCATCGGTAGAATTCGAAATGCTGTTAGATATGTGAGGTCCTCCCCTGCACgtttaatgaaatttaagaagtgtgctgaaaatgaaaagatttcCAGTAATAGTGTCGTGTGTCTTGATTTTCCCAATAGATGGGACTCTACATATGTGATGCTTGAGGTAGCTTTAAAGTTTGCAAAAGCTTTTGACAGATTAGAGAATGACGAAGATGCTTATAGGAATGATATGCCGCCTACTAATGAGGATTGGGCAATTGCTAGACTGTTGATTAGGTTTTTGAAAGTGTTTTATAATGTCACACTGAAAGTTTCGGGGTCTTTGTATACTACTTCGAATGTGGTTTTCCATGAGATCTGTAGAATTCAGAATTGCTTACAATTGAATGGTGATAGTGGAAATAAAATGCTTTCTACTATGGCTAAAAATATGAAGGCTAAATTTGACAAGTATTGGGAGGATgatgagaagaagaataatatattgttatgCATTGCTGTGGTGTTAGATCCTCGTTATAAGTTGAagtgtttaaaatattgttggaATAACCTTTTTGGGCCAGACATTGCCATGACTAAAACAAGAATAGTGGAGAACGCTTTGAGACGCCTCTTTCATGAATACAACATTGGACCATCTAGTAGTAACTGTAATAGTTCTAGTGCTAGTTGTAGTACTAGTGTTAGTGCCAGTGCTAGTGCGTGTGACTTTGCTAATGAAATTCATAGTTATGATTGTATGGCTTTAGACACCATTATGGATGTGGATGTGAAAGACGAAGTAGAAACAGATGTGGATTTGGATTATGGAATAACAAATTCGTTCAAAGATGTTGAGACTACAACTCTTGATAAGGAGTCAGAGATTGATGTGTATTTGTTGGAATCCCTTGCTCCAGCTGATAGTTATTTTGACATACTTCATTGGTGGAAGCAGAATGAACATCGGTTCGAAGTTCTTAGTCGTATTAGTAGAGATATTTTGGCGATTCCAGTATCTACTGTATCATCTGAGTCAACTTTTAATATTGGAGGATGCGTGGTTAATTCAAACCGTTGTTCAGTGGCTCCAAAAATGATGGAGGCTCTTATATGCACTCATAATTGGCTAAATACCAACCCAATTAATCTTGAAATTCATAATCAAGACCTGGAAGAAGATTTAAGGTTTGAAGAAG GATTTCGAGCTGTCATGGACGGAGAAAAAGACGTAGAAGACATGGAagattttgtataa
- the LOC101220265 gene encoding protein SENSITIVE TO UV 2 yields MRTEDEGFEDWEWDADFLDQLIQVEELAISSTANNPVPIPTSSSTSLPLPPPEPEPEPEPEPEPQHLVEPLHVRPISYSPPRELSQIATGLRSHDIRFPNGLSECGPSSSALAPCLHRFDAAKELEICDLKRELGRVSKQLKDLEQECVELRKNRNKKEERLRVVSSNKDEQYIGHRLSESTDLRVAGKDGVRTGMKSEDISGDLGGPHAVTSRSKDNEQGEKAHSSVGERGNDDLPVFDKLSKKLQVFWIPESDYKIGQSLVSELLLSCETDLHVLFHSIGMELSPKFSTALAGDNSSDVALKPPLQLLQCPEAKKVSNLYTTLTKVSNGIVKMEALFSPLLDLCNLDNVAVVHRSLHILHMFLKRLLWLERKSERRETVMIGGLGSRNNVVDSHGSQSAEGDEFSLANMDESSHGSGAVASTRLPGAELLCKNRNLKKNINLVPQVNWVSFFEAMHQVAKTHSAKCVRIEAISVMNLILMRNNTYLEKEKFGQALLFDSVVEFIRKESGSAIQKHAVRLLFLILNCPTFFVAFCSGCKEAEANEVGNENVRSAGGFQKFQTILHGLADCLTCSGNGIEELKLRKNTVLLLAFLASSGKAGFEILTSNKLYTYSNFLTLILQVVASELEQEKTVPEPMENLEERALLLREVLILFNRLASHSLYSMTILRVVTNSRDMATLTIDVTNKLCRKNNRNGQLDSKKRKMRESEVVDLAQVFRKRLLSYLGNSIL; encoded by the exons ATGCGGACCGAAGACGAAGGGTTCGAAGATTGGGAGTGGGACGCTGATTTCTTAGACCAACTCATCCAAGTCGAAGAGCTTGCTATTTCCTCCACCGCCAACAATCCCGTTCCGATTCCGACTTCTTCTTCCACCTCCTTACCTCTGCCACCGCCTGAACCAGAACCGGAACCGGAACCGGAACCAGAACCGCAGCATTTGGTGGAACCGTTGCATGTCCGTCCTATTAGTTATTCGCCTCCTCGAGAACTCTCTCAGATAGCCACTGGTTTACGTTCTCACGACATTCGCTTTCCTAATGGCTTGAGCGAATGTGGTCCTTCTTCCTCCGCGCTTGCTCCGTGCTTGCATCGCTTCGATGCTGCAAAAGAACTTGAAATTTGTGATTTGAAG AGGGAGCTAGGGCGCGTCTCAAAGCAGCTTAAGGACTTG GAACAAGAGTGTGTTGAACTCAGGaagaacagaaacaaaaaggaGGAGCGGCTTAGAGTTGTCTCTTCCAACAAGGATGAGCAATATATTGGCCATCGTCTTTCAGAAAGTACAGATTT GAGAGTGGCAGGGAAAGATGGTGTACGTACTGGCATGAAGAGTGAAGATATTTCTGGTGACCTTGGTGGCCCTCACGCTG TTACTTCTAGGAGTAAAGACAATGAACAGGGAGAAAAAGCCCACAGTTCTGTTGGAGAGAGAGGCAATGACGATTTACCTGTTTTTGACAAACTCTCAAAGAAGTTGCAAGTCTTCTGGATCCCTGAAAGTGACTATAAGATAGGACAAAGTTTGGTTTCAGAATTACTTTTGTCATGTGAAACAGATCTTCATGTGCTTTTTCACAGCATTGGCATGGAGTTATCCCCTAAGTTTTCCACGGCCTTGGCTGGTGATAACTCTTCTGATGTGGCTTTAAAACCACCTTTGCAGCTTCTTCAGTGTCCAGAAGCTAAAAAAGTATCTAACCTCTACACCACCTTGACTAAG GTAAGTAATGGAATAGTCAAGATGGAGGCATTGTTTAGTCCGTTGCTTGATCTCTGTAATCTTGACAAT GTTGCAGTGGTTCATAGATCTCTGCatatattgcatatgtttctGAAACGCCTGTTATGGTTGGAGAGGAAATCGGAAAGAAG GGAAACAGTCATGATTGGGGGGCTTGGCTCTAGGAACAATGTTGTGGATTCTCATGGATCACAGAGTGCTGAAGGTGACGAATTTTCTTTGGCGAACATGGATGAGTCATCTCATGGCAGTGGTGCTGTAGCTAGTACTAGACTCCCTGGCGCTGAATTGTTGTGTAAGAACAGAAACTTGaagaagaatataaatttagttcCTCAAGTAAATTGGGTATCTTTCTTTGAGGCAATGCATCAGGTTGCTAAGACACATAGTGCAAAATGTGTGAGAATTGAGGCCATTTCAGTCATGAATTTGATTCTGATGAGAAATAATACTTATCTGGAGAAGGAAAA ATTTGGTCAGGCACTTCTATTTGATAGTGTAGTTGAGTTTATCCGGAAGGAATCCGGTTCAGCTATACAAAAGCATGCCGTGCGTCTGCTATTCTTGATACTAAACT GTCCCACATTTTTTGTCGCGTTCTGTTCTGGTTGTAAAGAAGCAGAAGCTAATGAGGttggaaatgaaaatgtgaGAAGTGCAGGAGGTTTCCAGAAATTCCAAACCATCCTTCATGGTTTGGCAGATTGTCTTACATGTTCTGGAAATGGTATTGAG GAGTTGAAACTTCGTAAAAACACTGTTCTTTTGCTTGCCTTTCTGGCATCGTCCGGGAAAGCTGGCTTTGAGATCCTCACAAGCAACAAGCTGTATACATATTCAAATTTCCTGACTTTGATTCTTCAAGTTGTGGCTTCAGAActtgaacaagaaaaaacagtCCCAGAGCCCATGGAAAATCTCGAGGAAAG GGCGTTGCTGTTACGGGAAGTGCTTATACTTTTTAATAGACTTGCATCTCATTCATTATACTCAATGACGATCTTGCGAGTGGTGACAAACAGCAGAGATATGGCTACCCTCACAATTGATGTAACGAACAAGTTGTGcagaaaaaacaatagaaatggGCAATTGGATagcaagaaaagaaagatgagGGAATCTGAAGTCGTGGATTTAGCGCAGGTATTTCGGAAAAGACTTCTTTCATATTTAGGAAACAGCATATTATAA